Below is a genomic region from Amyelois transitella isolate CPQ chromosome Z, ilAmyTran1.1, whole genome shotgun sequence.
tagtcatcatcccatgtgaatgagctgatgatggaaggtacaactcctcaacggttaggagttgaaagaaaattcttacgaagttatacgtacatgtgaggctattaggttgacctgataataaaaagtaaatctcattaacgttaagaatttaggtgaaaatggatgcggacaaatttcgtagctgtttgtatgggtagtgttaacacaaaatagggattaaaaggcgtgatgttattaatgttatgcatgtatgtacataattatgtatgttattatgtatgttaaagagacgactgaaagttgtcatacaaagtcttttttttaaggatgggaaatcatcaaatgacctctcccgctctgggtggaacggaagggagtgtcagacttttactgactaaaacccacctcgttccttcagttgccctttgcgttccggggccacggcatctcgttagaactttcccgcagccccggctcagtttatcccgtttcccccccttgggggttgacatttcaaaaatcccttcttagtgctcacttatgttactaaaggaacctctgttcaaaataccgagcggtttcggctgtgcgttaataaatcagtcacccaatcgcaccccctaaatcacgattggagggtagtttgaaaaaacttataatgtcaaacatatttacttgcctatgtaagtgttcatgccaagtttcaagtttataaacccaaggaataagatttttcatagaaacgtttttaccccttttcccccccttgggggttgaatttccaaaaatcctttcttagtgctcccctacatatcccaaggaacctacattccaaatttcagctgtctacgaccagtagtttcgactgtgcgttgtctgtcagtcagtcactcagtaacggaagagttttatatatatagatatttttgtcAATGTAGTTACTTACCTACGCATAgttattttatctaattatataatttactcCAAATTtacgtttaaatttaaattcaagttAGGATCACAATCATCAGGTTCGGTCATGTTATATGTCCggtttttacttatttttgagtttttttatatacacatGAAGGACGGCATTGGAAACTATTTTTAACAGATTCAGTGATTCGGTGAGCTTCGCTTAAAGCCTTAAACATTGAgaagaaatatttgaaatggCAACTATTGATGATAAATACAAACATCAGAATCTGGCTTATTATTTGATAGGAATACAGGACGGAATTATTTCATGCGCAACTACTTTCACTTATATTGTCGTTGATAATATGAACTACTGAATAATCAGAGATACACtcgtaaataacaaaaacatagtTGACATGCTTATTTAGCAGATACGGTACCCACAGATATTTTAAGGGAAACGATACTGACACttccaaaaaattataagcttccaaagtaaaataaacaagtcaTACATGAGATTTGACAGTTATTGATGAGTTGAACTACCTATCTTCCTTCCGGCATGCTTATCAGAGACCCTCGtgaatataatgtataatgtGTTTGAAGTTGTACATTTGAAACCAACCAAAGTCCAATCTTCAAACTGAACTAGCTACTAtctataattaataacttcTAAATTACTGTGCTGATGAACCGATGTTCATTAGCACAGCATAGTAGAAGTTTACGTAGTGGCATGTCCATTAAATAATACAGCAGCCTGTATTTAGGATGATCGCTTATGTCTGTCTGCTTGCTACTGTGTCTGTGATCCGATTGTGTCGACACTTttactaagtatttatttaattgagaCAATTAAACGccaataaattatacttaaagcAAACACTGatgtatttactatttattttttgttatttcagcGATCTGAAAGAAAGTGTGTTTACGAAACTGGATCTGGTGGACTACTTTAGTTTGGCTGACAATTCACTGTTAGAAATGCCTCGACATGTTCTGCGCCATCTTCCACATGTCAAGACCCTCGACATGTgtcgaaataaaattactaaactCACAGTGGAGGACTTtaaggtatgtatataacttataactttaaggtatatatataaatgtttgtttacccatcattacaaatttattgtgagtctatttaataaagttaagtAGAGGTGGTACCTAAATGATTACAAATAGaagtaaaaaacaattttacttaTTGAACTCTCTGTATTACCGCGCCCTCAACCTTTATACCTAAGGGCTTCTTTCTTGACAAAATGCATTAATATATATGTCTATAACAACCTACACTTTAGTTTTATGAAtgacataattatatgattTCTGATGTACCGGTGTAAATCAGGTTATAGCCTACGCCAATGATCCGTTTCAAAAGAGTAGCATACCATTTCGATTATATTGGCTTTAATGCAATGATTTTACCTAAACATAAAACTTTGTAGCATAACCTACTTTTCTTACATTCCAGGACATACAAGAGGTGGAGCATTTACTAGTAGCTGATAATCAAATAGCAAAAATTGAAAGAGACGCTGTACCTAAAGCTTTACGACATGTTCATTTTGGTATTAACAAGTTAAGTACGTTAAATGGAGCTCTACGAGACTTAGATGATTTGGAgtggatatttataaatgctaataatttaaaatcaattgatAATGAACTACCAGTCGTAAGTACAATATTTAAAGTGATAATAATACTTAAGAACGTGGTGGTTTTAAtagttcattattattttttatttgttttagaaaGCCAAAAAGATAACACTTATTCATGCAGCTCACAATGAGCTACAGAATTTGCCTCAAGATTTGAAACAAATGCCATCGTTGGAGTCACTCTATTTCTATGACAATAATATCAAATCGTTAGACAGATCCCTGCAAAAATCGAGGAGACTGATGAGAGTTAGCCTCTCATTCAACAAAATTGAAAGTGTAAGTAGGAGTTATTGggtcatagttttaattttcatacttAGACGCACTGACCGGCACctttctttacaaaaaattaaaattttgtattttttgcctGTACTACACAAATAGTGTTGTTCTGATGTTTTTGTAGCGCCAAATGACCAacgagtttatttgttacgtAGAAGAAGTATATATGTGAGtcctattaataaataacaaaataatggaGTATTCTAACTTGTCATGACTTAattcatctttatttttaacttatcttatttttacaGCTCGCTGAGGATGAATTCGCTGAAACAGAAAAATTGTTGGATTTAGACATAGCTTACAACCACCTAAAACATCTGAATGGCTCATTAAGAAATCTAAAATCTCTGAGATATTTAAATCTCACGCATAATTTATTGACCGAATTTTCATTGCAAGAAATTAAAGGGCTGAAGAGGTTATCAGTTATTGATCTctcacataataaaataaatcacatcACAGGAAAAATGgaggtaaaataaaacttaacacttacttttacaacattgtgatattgaaaatataaccagaactaattattatctttacaGAATCTTGTTCATGTGGAGACATGTGTGTTAGAATTACGTTTAGACCACAATCACCTGATGAATTTAGGGGGAGCTCTCATGGGGCTCCATGGACTATTGAGACTAAACTTGAGCAACAATCAAATTCAACAAATATCGCCTGATGACTTGATCGGTTTAGAAGATTTGAAAGTTCTGGATATTTCATACAATCATATCACATCATTAGAGGAAACTTCAAAGGTTTGtcaacataattaatttatctgcTCTCACCTTATCACAAAAATTTACTAAGCATAATTAAAGTAACCAATGATGCAACGCGAATTATAGTTTCAATTAAGTTATTCATGCACATGGcgaatatttgtattattttagggTTAGGTtatctaatataaattttactgaGCCGATTTCGTCCCAATGGTCTTCGACTGACTATTATGCTCGTatgaatatacaaaaaaagtttatcgAACTTGTattcttaaataaacaaataattatccTTTGCAGACATTTTTGCCCGCATTAGAGGAACTGATTGCTCATCACAACAATATCACAATTTTGGACAAAGACTTCCATGGTTTGCCCGCACTGTGTCTCGCAGACCTGTCCTACAACTACATTCAGACAATGAATTATGATCTGGTGACAAAATCACGGTGTACTATAAATGGAGTTCCTAgtatcttaaaaatttatcttcaaggtaagtttaataattttactttatcttACCTCTCAAGTTATATGCGCAAGCGAATtagtatatatttgttatgGTACTTTGagttttatagtttttgtttcaatattttcgaaATTGCAACGTGTGTTCAACTAGCTAAGCGAAATTATATCCTAAGAAAAGCTATCAGGttgtaacataatttaaatatgaaaaattaataataaggaAATTGTTTAATGCACATGCGAGTTTTGATATCTAActaataaatacacaaaattacTTTACTGTGCTATATTTTGCGAATAACCATAGAAttttaaggaatataaaactaattctGTCGTCGACACTGATGGTACGAATAATAACTGCGTGCGTTGCAAGATGACACATAATTTCTATAGTTTCAAATACAACagcatttctattgtcttatattatttcccTTTTATGGATGCTAcacatgtttaaaataaaactatgtgTAGGTACTGtatactgttatttttaatttatattttagtttctaATAATccaaatgttatttaataagaatttattttataagaattatgTCTTGCAGATAATCCTGTGCTGTGCAGCGAAGGATTGTTTGACTTGGTGAAGGAGCTAGAAAATTTGAACGCTCGGATAAGTGGACAGTCAACTTGCGTGGCTACGCAAACGAATGCGCCAGTACTGAACATGAGAGCGTTGAACGATATCGTGCCGCAGCAGGAGCAGCCATTAATAGTGGTCGCGCACGTGGGGGCTGGCTTGCAGGGCCTTGCGCAGGACACCATGGAGCGCGAGCTGGTGCCGCCAGAGTCGCAGCTCATGTACAGGCGTGTTGGAGCCATCATCGGCCATCTTCTACCCGAGGACGGACTCCCTGTCCTCGTGGACCCGCCCGTCACGTTGCCACCAGAAAGCACTAATGTCGTGGTCAAATGGCCTGATGAAAAAACTGACGAACAATCTCACCCTCTGGCGGACCACCTGCGTTTAAGAGATTTAAACGCATCTCCACAGTGAAACCGATTGCATCGTCGGATCTGCCGACGTTATAGAACTGAGTgctttctttagaaaatatgCTGCCTATCTACATTGTACGGCAGAGTGTCTTCACATTTGGTTGAGTGCATGAATTTCTTTTGCATATTCAtcttcctattatttttatattgcgATGTATATAGGTAAGTGACTCACTTATAACTTGATAATGCGCATCCCGTAATACTAAAATTAGTGAATcctaaacataaataatgttgtaaaaattaacattgtttcaaatattatttgtaattagtAAAAAGTATTGATAGTTGAAGTGATTTTAAgaccttttaaaaattataggatAAGTCATTTGAGTCGAGTCcatttacttacatatattgtGCCTTAGTATGGCAATAAACTCCAGATGTTTCTTTGTAAGGTTTGGTTAGAAATTCAAGATTAAACTTAGCTCACAGACGCCACCACCGCGAGGGTTGCGCCTACATTCATTATGTGTAAGATAAGGcgactttatttaattttatggacTTATCACATTTATAGGTACATaggaaaaacattttaataaaaagaaaatctaaTTCAAAGTGAAATTGCTGTGAAAGGTATGGCGAAACTTATGTAAacgaaattatatatatttaggttAAGGTTATAgatcttattttattgcagtaatttaaattgtgaatTAATGT
It encodes:
- the LOC106133829 gene encoding leucine-rich repeat-containing G-protein coupled receptor 4, coding for MVAHMHALAAALLCALAGQLGAGASLHCAMRREISPCTCRREETGTGAILVVCQKITAYEEIARALTNKFTPETKIGLDISYSKLPDFEDHSFRELGLSITRLKLNFDNLSDLKESVFTKLDLVDYFSLADNSLLEMPRHVLRHLPHVKTLDMCRNKITKLTVEDFKDIQEVEHLLVADNQIAKIERDAVPKALRHVHFGINKLSTLNGALRDLDDLEWIFINANNLKSIDNELPVKAKKITLIHAAHNELQNLPQDLKQMPSLESLYFYDNNIKSLDRSLQKSRRLMRVSLSFNKIESLAEDEFAETEKLLDLDIAYNHLKHLNGSLRNLKSLRYLNLTHNLLTEFSLQEIKGLKRLSVIDLSHNKINHITGKMENLVHVETCVLELRLDHNHLMNLGGALMGLHGLLRLNLSNNQIQQISPDDLIGLEDLKVLDISYNHITSLEETSKTFLPALEELIAHHNNITILDKDFHGLPALCLADLSYNYIQTMNYDLVTKSRCTINGVPSILKIYLQDNPVLCSEGLFDLVKELENLNARISGQSTCVATQTNAPVLNMRALNDIVPQQEQPLIVVAHVGAGLQGLAQDTMERELVPPESQLMYRRVGAIIGHLLPEDGLPVLVDPPVTLPPESTNVVVKWPDEKTDEQSHPLADHLRLRDLNASPQ